The segment CTTTTAATACTTTGAAAGCAACAGACATATTTTTATAATTTTAATGCAATAGATAAACACAATCTTTAAATGTAAAAAACCAAATATATGTTTTTTTAATTATAAATAACCATTACACTCATAATCTATTAAAACAGTAAGAGCGGGAATTGGAAAAAAAATTGGGAAGAGAGGCACACTCTATAACAACACAAACAATATTAGCAATACATGAAATGTACTTTTACTTGCTGCCAGTTGTAAATTGTGACAAATATTTATTAGACATCTTTAACGAATCCATTTAGTGTTATCCAATCCCTCAACTTTACCAAGTTCCTGAATCCGTTCTCCACTAAATCAACTTGGGTATCAAAATCTTTTGTTCTATCAACCACGCCTGAGAAAATCCTTATTGAAAAACTCTTACTGTGCCTGACCAGACGAGCACCTTGAGGCAGATTATCACTGAGCCTTGCTTCAAACCCATCTGGGAAACCGTTGAATGTTGCATCCACATTGCCCTGCCTCAGCTTGTGGTAAAAAATAACCCCGTTCAAACCTTCACTATAAAGCATTGGCCAGTCGCTGTTATGGGGAACGATGCTAGGTTCTTTCATCTTAAGGCTAGGGTAAGCAGCCTCCCTGTATGACCAGTAGGCATGCCAGAACTTCTGCACTGGCTCGGAGTTTAATGGCTGATACCCTCTCCTGAGTTTCTCTACTGCAATTTTTAGCAGCTTACTTTTGAAAAGGCTCCGTTTTGTATTTCCCTCTTCAAACCAATTGGCTATTTGCTCATAAGATATGAAAGAATTAAAATCACCCTGGTTTTCACAATACAGTTGCGGTGCAACCAACACACAGAACGCCTCTTGGCAATTGTCATTATCTATATACTTAGCGGCTCTCTCCCTGTATCTACCGTGCTGGTTATCCTGGAAGTTGGCGTCAAGCTTGTTTTCTATAAGAATGTAGATAGTTGATTCAGAAGACTCATAGGAAAAGAGAATGTCTGTCTCTCCTAGCCCGAAAGCAGAGATGCTTCTCCATGCACCTTTGGACTTTGTAAGTTTCGGCAAACCAAGCTCTTGAATAAACCATTCACAGAAGGAGTCGTCA is part of the Rufibacter tibetensis genome and harbors:
- a CDS encoding PD-(D/E)XK nuclease family protein, which encodes MEYTILPVESIQERDVDMLLLEELSTDDSFCEWFIQELGLPKLTKSKGAWRSISAFGLGETDILFSYESSESTIYILIENKLDANFQDNQHGRYRERAAKYIDNDNCQEAFCVLVAPQLYCENQGDFNSFISYEQIANWFEEGNTKRSLFKSKLLKIAVEKLRRGYQPLNSEPVQKFWHAYWSYREAAYPSLKMKEPSIVPHNSDWPMLYSEGLNGVIFYHKLRQGNVDATFNGFPDGFEARLSDNLPQGARLVRHSKSFSIRIFSGVVDRTKDFDTQVDLVENGFRNLVKLRDWITLNGFVKDV